GGAGCAATACCTCCTGCAACAAGATACCTTTTAGTAGACCGGCTCCTGCGATCACTGAGGGTTAAGTTGTACTCATTGGTCCCACGTTCGTCGGTATGACCCTCAATGATAATCTGAATGGAAGGATTTGCTTTAAGCAATTGAATGTTTCTATCAAGCATTGAATAAGAATCAGGTTTGATAATATCTTTATCAAAGTCAAAAAATATATCCTCAAGATCAATGACAAGTCTATTGGAATCAGAAATCTTTTCATTCGTTGACATTTGTTCCTCAGGAATGGGAGGTTCCTTAATATATACAAGTTCCTCGGCTCCTTCGTTTGTTCTGTTGTGCGACTCTTTCTCCGGGTTACTGATTACATCGTCTGAAGTAGTTATCTTTTTTGTACATCCCGAGCCTGTTATCAGTATAAGACTGCAGATCATTACAGCGAACAAATTTACTCCATATTTATTTCCCATGATTTGCTTTCTCCCTTGCATTTGTATAATATTCAGTATGATATTATAACAGATTATTCATTTCAAGGTGTTTTAAGATCACTGGATCTGCTCCCTGCGTAACAACATTAAATAAATGTTAATATAATGAGGAGACCATATGAAGA
Above is a genomic segment from Nitrospirota bacterium containing:
- a CDS encoding OmpA family protein, producing MSTNEKISDSNRLVIDLEDIFFDFDKDIIKPDSYSMLDRNIQLLKANPSIQIIIEGHTDERGTNEYNLTLSDRRSRSTKRYLVAGGIAPDRIRTIAYGEERPFCYEQTEDCYQLNRRAHFSPSD